One Setaria viridis chromosome 5, Setaria_viridis_v4.0, whole genome shotgun sequence genomic region harbors:
- the LOC117855961 gene encoding uncharacterized protein produces the protein MASPRMKTEQSFEFGELSAQDAVGSASESSYSPPGAVFGVSPPESSPRGGRNNRRRDRPSWVKVTYTPYFDGHLWRKYGQKKIKDAEYPRLYFRCSYRGDRQCLASKLLQQKNGDDPPLYEVTYTYEHTCGAPPVPFPDIVAEPPPASREGLVLRFDSPGGHGDAQMQQQQQGQYQPTSRSPFMMLSFGSSSQAHDQQPAFHSDMEAGSSSLPNEGMPAAAANGDGGMFSTWDSFTYDFDSHMHFGDHTHLPYNSNYDYDDY, from the exons ATGGCATCGCCGCGCATGAAGACGGAGCAGTCCTTTGAGTTCGGGGAGCTCAGCGCTCAAGATGCTGTGGGATCTGCCTCAGAGTCGTCTTACAGCCCTCCTGGAGCTGTTTTTGGGGTCTCCCCACCGGAGTCCTcaccgcgcggcggccggaATAATAGAAG GAGGGACAGACCTTCATGGGTCAAAGTTACGTACACACCTTATTTTGATGGTCACTTGTGGCGCAAATATGGCCAAAAGAAAATCAAGGATGCCGAGTACCCTAG GCTATACTTCAGATGTTCTTACCGTGGAGACCGGCAGTGCCTGGCGTCTAAGCTGCTGCAACAAAAGAACGGCGATGACCCACCGCTGTACGAGGTGACCTACACGTACGAGCACACCtgcggcgcgccgccggtccCGTTCCCGGACATCGtggcggagccgccgccggcctcaaGGGAAGGGTTGGTGCTCAGGTTCGACTCTCCCGGCGGCCATGGTGATGCGCAGATGCAGCAACAACAGCAGGGGCAGTACCAGCCTACGTCCCGGAGCCCGTTCATGATGCTGAGCTTTGGTTCGAGTAGCCAGGCGCACGATCAGCAGCCTGCCTTCCATTCCGACATGGAGGCTGGATCGTCGTCGCTTCCGAACGAGgggatgccggcggcggcggcaaacgGCGACGGTGGCATGTTCTCGACATGGGACTCCTTCACGTATGATTTCGACAGCCACATGCACTTCGGCGATCACACGCATTTACCTTATAACAGTAATTACGATTATGATGATTACTGA